Proteins encoded together in one Diabrotica undecimpunctata isolate CICGRU chromosome 3, icDiaUnde3, whole genome shotgun sequence window:
- the LOC140437900 gene encoding uncharacterized protein: protein MEDKKRAVNFTYDEKFKLVEFIKQHPVLLNKKTDGATNKAKDYAWEVLTTKFNSSGSIKRSVSSLKKMWNRMKSECKVYKAKLKINIAKTGGGTSDIKEDPLLDLIANLIGRAAVGIANVNDCDAIPDVNDSVIVQTVVSDMEDIEIEEMVVSDIDAIIEEESEATITPGPSNILNQTPQTPFHSRRRPNVIKCNKDILNELKLKTKEKKENFWMWKKIG, encoded by the exons ATGGAGGATAAGAAAAGGGCTGTAAATTTCACGTATGACGAAAAGTTTAAACTGGTTGAATTTATTAAACAGCATCCAGTACtgcttaataaaaaaacagatgGTGCTACTAATAAAGCGAAAGATTATGCTTGGGAGGTGCTAACTACAAAATTTAATAGCAGCGGGTCAATTAAGAG GTCAGTCAGCAGTCTTAAAAAAATGTGGAATAGAATGAAGTCGGAGTGTAAAGTGTATAaggcaaaattaaaaataaatatagccaAAACAGGTGGTGGAACCTCAGATATAAAAGAAGATCCCCTGCTAGATCTAATAGCAAATTTAATTGGACGGGCTGCTGTAGGAATAGCAAATGTAAATGATTGCGACGCTATTCCTGATGTCAATGACAGTGTAATAGTACAAACTGTGGTTTCCGATATGGAAGACATTGAAATAGAAGAAATGGTGGTTTCAGATATCGATGCTATTATTGAGGAAGAATCGGAAGCTACTATTACACCTGGGCCATCCAACATTTTAAATCAGACTCCTCAGACTCCTTTCCACAGTAGAAGACGTCCAAACGTAATAAAGTGTAATAAAGATATATTAAATGAACTAAAATTGAAAACGAAAGAAAAAAAGGAGAACTTCTGGATGTGGAAAAAAATAGGTTAA
- the LOC140437899 gene encoding uncharacterized protein, whose translation MLQQRNRRLIKKVNTLKSLLEHLKEKQMIDEDSSLKLSDTMHASAKTIFKQLLKSKSTKTYPPELKSFALTLNFYSPKAYLYVRKTFPNMLPHPQTLQKWYQVVACEPGFQKEAVNVLKQKVVELRNKGKSCICALMVDEMSIHQKIEWDGEKFLGYVDIGSKPQSDSSDIKAKEAIVFLINSLNDSWKLPIGYFLIAGLSGVQKSNLIKMCLKIMHEADVTITSLTFDDVASNISMVKQLGVDLSINSNKIS comes from the exons atgttgcaacaacgaaatagaaggcttattaaaaaagtaaataccTTAAAATCTTTATTAGAACATCTTAAAGAAAAACAGATGATCGATGAAGATTCCTCTCTGAAACTTTCG gatACGATGCATGCTTCTGCAAAAACTATCTTTAAGCAGCTACTTAAATCTAAGAGCACTAAAACATATCCACCGGAGTTAAAAAGCTTTGCGCTCACTCTTAATTTCTATTCACCAAAAGCTTACTTGTATGTCAGAAAAACTTTTCCTAACATGTTGCCTCATCCACAAACTCTTCAAAAGTGGTATCAAGTAGTAGCTTGTGAGCCTGGATTTCAAAAAGAAGCAGTGaatgtattaaaacaaaaagtaGTTGAACTTAGAAATAAAGGAAAATCATGTATCTGTGCTTTGATGGTCGATGAAATGTCTATACACCAGAAAATAGAATGGGATGGTGAAAAGTTTTTAGG GTATGTTGATATAGGAAGTAAACCTCAAAGCGACTCTTCCGACATTAAAGCAAAAGAAGCAATTGTATTCTTAATTAATAGTTTAAATGATTCATGGAAGCTGCCGATAGGCTACTTTTTAATCGCTGGGTTATCAGGTGTTCAAAAAAGTAATCTAATAAAAATGTGCTTAAAAATAATGCACGAAGCTGATGTCACAATTACCAGTTTAACGTTTGATGATGTAGCATCAAATATTAGCATGGTTAAACAACTTGGAGttgatttatcgattaattcCAATAAA attTCCTAA